One genomic segment of Rhodothermales bacterium includes these proteins:
- the tatA gene encoding twin-arginine translocase TatA/TatE family subunit, translating to MGSLGVPELLIIFLVILLVFGAKRIPEIARGMGKGIREFKDATTDIKRELSIDDEPPRRNIQAPRQPAVGAPEPRRESPAQRAKPDAEPRTVKPDIEEL from the coding sequence ATGGGCTCCCTCGGCGTCCCTGAACTACTGATCATCTTCCTCGTGATCCTCCTCGTCTTCGGCGCGAAGCGCATCCCCGAGATCGCGCGCGGCATGGGCAAGGGCATTCGCGAATTCAAAGACGCGACCACGGACATCAAGCGCGAACTGTCGATCGACGACGAGCCGCCGCGCCGGAACATCCAGGCCCCGCGCCAGCCCGCCGTCGGGGCGCCGGAGCCGCGCCGCGAGTCCCCCGCGCAGCGCGCCAAGCCGGACGCGGAGCCCCGCACGGTGAAGCCCGACATCGAAGAGCTGTAG
- the murB gene encoding UDP-N-acetylmuramate dehydrogenase, producing the protein MPLPAPVVASPYAAHADRLRAAFGDRLRTGEVLAPYTTFKIGGPADFFYEAHTADELADALLLARELEMPFFLLGLGANILVGDLGFRGFVIRNCADHVRIDRATGRVWAESGTIVYPDLIEQAVSAGLSGLEHYVGIPSSVGGALWQNLHFLSPPPERERTMFIEEVVHSAEILSAEGERKTVDHDYFKFDYDYSILHDRADRVLSATFQLEPGDETRMREIMAANLAWRHERHPPLDTEPSAGSIFKKIEGVGAGRLIDWTGLKGTRFGGAEVTHRHANILINAGGATAADVRHLIAYVQKTVEREQGYRLSPEIGFIGDFGALPDVPHKGWENEDGFTNGVPPGGHPEAHRDAERR; encoded by the coding sequence GTGCCCCTCCCCGCTCCCGTCGTTGCCTCGCCCTACGCCGCTCACGCCGACCGCCTCCGCGCTGCCTTCGGCGACCGCCTCCGCACCGGCGAAGTCCTCGCGCCGTACACCACGTTCAAGATCGGCGGCCCGGCCGACTTCTTCTACGAAGCGCACACCGCCGACGAACTCGCCGACGCGCTCCTCCTCGCCCGTGAGCTGGAGATGCCGTTCTTCCTCCTCGGGCTCGGCGCCAACATCCTCGTCGGCGACCTCGGCTTCCGCGGCTTCGTGATCCGCAACTGCGCCGACCACGTCCGCATCGACCGCGCCACCGGGCGGGTCTGGGCCGAGAGCGGGACGATTGTCTACCCCGACCTCATCGAGCAGGCCGTCTCGGCGGGGCTGTCGGGGCTGGAGCACTACGTCGGGATTCCGTCGAGCGTCGGCGGCGCGCTGTGGCAGAACCTCCACTTCCTCTCGCCGCCGCCCGAGCGCGAGCGGACGATGTTCATCGAGGAGGTCGTCCACTCCGCCGAGATCCTCTCCGCCGAGGGCGAGCGCAAGACCGTCGACCACGACTACTTCAAGTTCGACTACGACTACTCCATCCTCCACGACCGCGCCGATCGCGTGCTCTCGGCTACGTTCCAGCTCGAACCGGGTGATGAGACACGGATGCGCGAGATCATGGCCGCGAACCTCGCATGGCGGCACGAGCGCCATCCTCCGCTCGACACCGAGCCGAGCGCGGGGTCGATTTTCAAGAAGATCGAGGGCGTCGGCGCGGGCCGGCTCATCGACTGGACTGGGCTGAAGGGGACGCGCTTCGGTGGGGCGGAGGTGACGCACCGCCACGCCAACATCCTCATCAACGCGGGCGGCGCGACGGCGGCGGACGTGCGCCACCTCATCGCGTACGTGCAGAAAACCGTCGAGCGCGAGCAGGGCTACCGGCTCTCACCCGAGATCGGCTTCATCGGCGACTTCGGCGCGCTCCCGGACGTGCCACACAAGGGCTGGGAGAACGAGGACGGCTTCACAAACGGCGTCCCGCCCGGCGGCCACCCCGAAGCCCACCGCGACGCCGAACGGCGGTAA
- the add gene encoding adenosine deaminase, translating to MPELSRADLLAWPKAELHCHLDGSLRLSTMLDLAEQQGKLALLPATDEEALGQKLLQIDDAETLEEYLSWFGYTIPLMQSAEALRRIAYELAEDNAKENVRYLEVRYGPVLHTDEGLTLDEVNDAVLAGLRDAERDFGIRTGLIVCGLRDRFESASLAQAELASRYRGRGVVAFDLAGGEAGNPSEMHGAAFYHARKHLLAITLHAGESFGPASIRQALFKCGAHRIGHGVTLRQDPDLMEYVIDHQIPLEMCPTSNVQTHVVTGYETHPIREYVEAGVAVTVNTDNRLFSHTTVTDELWLVHERCGVSAEHVREIVLNGFRHAFLPWEEKEALLAEVATALAVPVG from the coding sequence ATGCCCGAGCTCTCCCGCGCCGACCTCCTCGCCTGGCCCAAAGCCGAACTCCACTGCCACCTCGACGGCTCGCTCCGGCTCTCGACGATGCTCGACCTGGCCGAGCAGCAGGGCAAGCTGGCCCTCCTCCCCGCCACCGACGAAGAAGCCCTTGGGCAGAAGCTGCTGCAGATCGACGACGCCGAAACGCTGGAGGAATACCTCTCGTGGTTCGGCTACACGATCCCGCTGATGCAGTCGGCCGAAGCGTTGCGCCGGATCGCGTACGAACTCGCCGAGGACAACGCGAAGGAGAACGTCCGCTACCTCGAAGTCCGCTACGGCCCCGTCCTCCACACCGACGAAGGCCTCACGCTCGACGAGGTGAACGACGCCGTGCTCGCCGGGCTGCGCGACGCCGAGCGCGACTTCGGCATCCGCACGGGCCTCATCGTTTGCGGCCTGCGCGACCGGTTCGAGAGCGCCTCGCTCGCGCAGGCCGAGCTCGCCTCGCGCTACCGCGGGCGCGGCGTCGTCGCCTTCGACCTCGCGGGCGGCGAGGCGGGCAACCCGTCCGAGATGCACGGCGCGGCGTTCTACCACGCCCGCAAGCACCTCCTCGCCATCACGCTCCACGCGGGCGAGTCGTTCGGCCCGGCGTCGATCCGGCAGGCGCTCTTCAAGTGCGGCGCCCACCGGATCGGCCACGGCGTCACGCTGCGGCAGGACCCCGACCTGATGGAGTACGTGATCGACCACCAGATCCCGCTCGAGATGTGCCCGACGAGTAATGTGCAGACCCACGTCGTGACGGGGTACGAGACGCATCCGATCCGGGAGTACGTCGAGGCGGGCGTGGCCGTGACGGTCAACACGGACAACCGGCTGTTCAGCCACACGACGGTGACGGACGAGTTGTGGCTCGTGCACGAGCGATGCGGGGTGAGCGCCGAGCACGTCCGCGAGATCGTGCTCAACGGCTTCCGCCATGCGTTCCTCCCATGGGAAGAGAAGGAGGCGCTGCTCGCGGAGGTCGCGACGGCCCTCGCCGTGCCGGTCGGGTGA
- a CDS encoding prohibitin family protein yields the protein MANTYPNLTRAAGRFGVIFGGVLLLLLIAAGCMTKSIGAGEQGVKYSYFSGTDLDDNYGEGFHVFMPWEQIIDYDVRVNNADEEIEVLASNGLTIGMDLSVRYRPVNDQLPQLHTTYGQEYYERLVRPELRSVAREVVGQFTPEELYSTRRAELQEQIEERLSAAVEQGYVELEAVLIRDIELPEQIRRAIENKLEEQQLVEQARLSIQRAEQEAERKRVEASGDADRAQIIAQSLTPAFLQFQGIQATRELAQSNNSKVVIIGAGEGGLPVILGDQ from the coding sequence ATGGCGAATACGTATCCCAACCTGACCCGCGCCGCCGGCCGCTTCGGCGTCATCTTCGGCGGCGTCCTGCTGCTGCTCCTCATCGCGGCCGGCTGCATGACGAAGTCGATCGGCGCGGGCGAGCAGGGCGTGAAGTACAGCTACTTCAGCGGCACCGACCTCGACGACAACTACGGCGAGGGCTTCCACGTCTTCATGCCGTGGGAGCAGATCATCGACTACGACGTCCGCGTCAACAACGCCGACGAGGAGATCGAAGTCCTCGCCTCGAACGGGCTCACGATCGGGATGGACCTCTCGGTCCGGTACCGGCCCGTCAACGATCAACTGCCCCAACTCCACACGACGTACGGGCAGGAGTACTACGAGCGCCTCGTGCGGCCTGAACTGCGGAGCGTCGCCCGCGAGGTCGTCGGGCAGTTCACGCCGGAGGAGCTGTACTCGACGCGGCGGGCCGAGCTGCAGGAGCAAATCGAGGAGCGGCTCTCGGCGGCCGTCGAGCAGGGCTACGTCGAGCTCGAAGCCGTGCTGATCCGCGACATCGAGTTGCCCGAGCAGATCCGCCGCGCGATTGAGAACAAGCTCGAAGAGCAGCAGCTCGTCGAGCAGGCACGGCTCTCGATCCAGCGCGCCGAGCAGGAGGCCGAGCGCAAGCGCGTCGAGGCCAGCGGCGACGCGGACCGCGCGCAGATCATCGCGCAGAGCCTGACGCCGGCGTTCCTCCAGTTCCAGGGCATCCAGGCGACCCGCGAGCTCGCGCAGTCCAACAACTCGAAAGTCGTGATCATCGGAGCCGGCGAAGGCGGGCTGCCCGTCATCCTCGGCGATCAGTAG
- the yihA gene encoding ribosome biogenesis GTP-binding protein YihA/YsxC gives MKIKHVDFATAAGTWASLPDDGRTELAFVGRSNVGKSSLLNYLIGRKALARTSNTPGKTTTLNFYLANADQQGQGGFYFVDLPGYGYAKVSKTQREKWMQLIGRYVTEREPLGVIFHLIDSRHPPTKLDEELLDLLRGGPIPYVILLTKADKLGKNQQRSRVAELKRRLKGMGLDLPVVLTSAEKKEGADEIWQWVELLTDVR, from the coding sequence ATGAAGATCAAACACGTCGACTTCGCGACCGCCGCCGGGACGTGGGCCTCACTCCCGGACGACGGGCGGACGGAACTCGCCTTCGTCGGCCGCTCGAACGTCGGAAAAAGCTCGCTCCTCAACTACCTCATCGGGCGGAAGGCGCTCGCGCGGACGAGCAACACGCCGGGCAAGACGACGACGCTCAACTTCTACCTCGCCAACGCCGACCAGCAGGGGCAGGGCGGGTTTTACTTCGTCGACCTCCCCGGCTACGGCTACGCGAAGGTTTCGAAGACGCAGCGCGAGAAGTGGATGCAGCTCATCGGCCGCTACGTCACCGAGCGCGAGCCGCTCGGCGTGATCTTCCACCTTATAGATAGTCGCCACCCGCCGACGAAGCTCGACGAGGAACTCCTCGACCTTCTGAGGGGCGGGCCGATCCCGTACGTCATCCTGCTGACGAAGGCAGACAAGCTGGGCAAGAACCAGCAGCGCAGCCGCGTCGCCGAACTCAAGCGCCGGCTCAAAGGGATGGGCCTCGACCTCCCCGTCGTTCTCACATCGGCGGAGAAGAAAGAGGGCGCCGACGAGATCTGGCAGTGGGTCGAACTGCTGACGGACGTACGGTGA
- a CDS encoding ATP-binding protein, protein MALSLKVTHKLSLSFFLIALLVGGLGYLALTTGAWIERSTDALDEGALEAVAVANGMARAAQATQTSMQEIAAVPASDPASEAAATARETLSGQLAVFDRHLTEQLSADGGSSRLQEIQQAFGTYTALALRLSEMSETVPANAAAMLDAEIEPFYFETFAPLLEKHVADANTALAERAASVSAAAQWVGRIGAGAAGLVLLITLVLGFFLIRFIARSLRALTDAAHAIGEGRLDDRVEIESADEIGLLGHAINGMIDQLSSTTVSKSYVENIVQSMADPLVVVDPHVKIAMVNQAALDLLGYEREELLGKPVMTIFAHAGRNRGAAIKQTIEQALAGNVETKFRVRPDGEIPVSLSSALVREGNDVLGLVIVAKDITVQKQFETELIEAKDKAEQMVHLRDAFLANMSHEIRTPLTGILGSAQVLAEVVAEGDQRNLAKIIEDAGTRLLDTINSVLEMARIEAGEVQPEVEVLNLLDEAEASARVLQPVADKRCLLLRVQPPTEAVYAQIDRSCLHRILNNLLGNAVKFTREGAVSVEIEATADDAIITVRDTGVGISKQFLPHLFDDFKQESTGLKRSHEGSGLGLAITKKLVEMMGGKISVESIKGIGSAFSVTFPRVPVEQVPEALPQNGSAAKPAPKKPAAARYPWETEESLVAEEPTFVPPPAAEDRTPRDILLIEDNAQNAYMAKFMLQDYEADIATTPEEAIEQARHNQYRLLLVDINLGADRSGIDLLHEIRGIEGYELVPAVAVTAYALPGDEDRFLNEGFDDYVAKPFRKETLIAAVEEAFAAAEKPDDGTNLEAILDGSFDDHDALIFEEPHASLEPTPAAEFESEFDSEFESDFDSDFEPVTLSDEPHDPSGDGAGEPRPVTG, encoded by the coding sequence ATGGCTCTTTCTTTGAAAGTCACGCACAAGCTCTCGCTGAGCTTCTTCCTCATTGCCCTCCTCGTCGGAGGTCTCGGCTATCTCGCCCTCACCACCGGAGCGTGGATCGAGCGCAGCACGGACGCCCTCGACGAGGGCGCGCTCGAAGCGGTAGCCGTCGCCAACGGCATGGCCCGTGCGGCGCAGGCGACCCAGACCTCCATGCAGGAGATCGCCGCCGTGCCCGCGTCGGACCCCGCCTCGGAGGCGGCGGCGACGGCGCGGGAGACGCTCTCCGGCCAGCTCGCCGTATTCGACCGGCACCTCACGGAGCAGCTCTCGGCCGACGGAGGTTCGAGCCGGCTCCAGGAAATCCAGCAGGCGTTCGGGACCTACACCGCGCTCGCCCTCCGGCTCTCGGAGATGAGTGAGACGGTGCCCGCCAATGCCGCGGCCATGCTCGACGCCGAGATCGAGCCGTTCTACTTCGAAACGTTCGCGCCCCTGCTCGAGAAGCACGTGGCCGATGCGAACACAGCCCTCGCCGAACGCGCAGCCAGCGTCAGCGCAGCGGCGCAGTGGGTCGGCCGAATCGGAGCCGGCGCGGCGGGGCTCGTGCTCCTGATCACCCTCGTGCTCGGCTTCTTCCTCATCCGGTTCATCGCCCGCTCGCTCCGCGCCCTCACCGACGCGGCCCACGCCATCGGCGAAGGCCGCCTCGACGACCGCGTCGAGATCGAATCGGCCGACGAGATCGGCCTGCTCGGCCACGCCATCAACGGGATGATCGACCAGCTCTCGAGCACGACCGTCTCGAAGAGCTACGTCGAGAACATCGTGCAGTCGATGGCCGACCCGCTCGTCGTGGTCGACCCCCACGTCAAGATTGCCATGGTGAACCAGGCGGCGCTCGACCTCCTCGGCTACGAACGCGAGGAGCTCCTCGGCAAGCCGGTGATGACGATCTTCGCGCACGCCGGGCGCAACCGCGGCGCCGCCATCAAGCAGACGATCGAGCAGGCGCTAGCCGGGAACGTCGAGACGAAGTTCCGCGTGCGGCCCGATGGCGAGATCCCCGTCTCGCTCTCGTCGGCCCTCGTCCGCGAAGGGAACGACGTGCTCGGGCTCGTGATCGTGGCGAAGGACATCACGGTGCAGAAGCAGTTCGAGACCGAGCTGATCGAGGCCAAAGACAAGGCCGAGCAGATGGTCCACCTCCGCGACGCCTTCCTCGCGAACATGAGCCACGAGATCCGCACGCCGCTCACCGGCATCCTCGGCTCGGCGCAGGTGCTCGCTGAAGTCGTCGCCGAGGGCGACCAGCGCAACCTCGCCAAGATCATCGAGGACGCCGGGACGCGCCTGCTCGACACGATCAACTCCGTGCTCGAGATGGCGCGGATCGAAGCGGGCGAGGTGCAGCCCGAAGTCGAGGTCCTCAACCTCCTCGACGAGGCCGAGGCGTCGGCCCGCGTGCTCCAACCCGTCGCCGACAAGCGCTGCCTGCTCCTCCGCGTGCAGCCGCCCACCGAGGCCGTCTACGCCCAGATCGACCGGAGCTGCCTCCACCGCATCCTCAACAACCTCCTCGGCAACGCCGTCAAGTTCACCCGCGAGGGCGCCGTCTCGGTCGAGATCGAGGCGACGGCCGACGACGCCATCATCACCGTCCGCGACACCGGCGTCGGCATCTCGAAGCAGTTCCTCCCCCACCTCTTCGACGACTTCAAGCAGGAGTCGACCGGGCTCAAGCGGAGCCACGAGGGCAGCGGGCTCGGCCTCGCGATCACGAAGAAGCTCGTCGAGATGATGGGCGGGAAGATCTCGGTCGAGAGCATCAAAGGCATCGGCAGCGCCTTCTCCGTCACGTTCCCCCGCGTCCCCGTCGAGCAGGTGCCGGAGGCGCTCCCCCAGAACGGGAGCGCGGCCAAGCCGGCCCCGAAGAAGCCCGCCGCCGCGCGCTACCCGTGGGAGACCGAGGAGTCCCTCGTCGCCGAGGAGCCGACGTTCGTGCCGCCGCCGGCCGCCGAGGACCGCACGCCCCGCGACATCCTCCTCATCGAGGACAACGCGCAGAACGCCTACATGGCGAAGTTCATGCTCCAGGACTACGAGGCCGACATCGCGACGACCCCGGAGGAGGCCATCGAGCAGGCCCGCCACAACCAGTACCGCCTCCTCCTCGTCGACATCAACCTCGGCGCCGACCGCTCCGGTATCGACCTCCTGCACGAGATCCGGGGGATTGAGGGCTACGAGCTCGTGCCCGCCGTCGCCGTGACGGCCTACGCCCTCCCCGGCGACGAAGACCGCTTCCTCAACGAGGGGTTCGACGACTACGTCGCCAAGCCCTTCCGCAAGGAGACGCTCATCGCCGCGGTGGAAGAAGCCTTCGCCGCCGCCGAGAAGCCCGACGACGGGACCAACCTCGAAGCGATTTTGGATGGTAGCTTCGACGACCACGACGCGCTGATCTTCGAAGAACCCCACGCCAGCCTTGAGCCCACCCCTGCCGCCGAGTTCGAATCCGAGTTCGACTCCGAATTCGAATCGGACTTCGACTCCGACTTCGAGCCCGTCACCCTCTCCGACGAGCCGCACGATCCGTCCGGCGACGGGGCTGGCGAGCCGCGTCCTGTTACCGGCTGA
- a CDS encoding methylated-DNA--[protein]-cysteine S-methyltransferase produces the protein MPAPSPDRSDFFQRVWDVVAEIPLGRVTTYGHIAEHLGAKRSARVVGWAMKAAAETPLPCHRVVNRRGALTGRLHFETPTVMEERLRSEGVAFTDEGEVDLRLHLWIPGEAS, from the coding sequence GTGCCCGCGCCGAGCCCCGACCGGAGCGACTTTTTCCAGCGCGTGTGGGACGTGGTCGCCGAGATCCCGCTCGGCCGGGTGACGACCTACGGCCACATCGCCGAGCACCTCGGCGCGAAGCGGTCGGCGCGGGTCGTGGGGTGGGCGATGAAGGCGGCGGCGGAGACGCCGCTGCCGTGCCACCGCGTCGTCAACCGGCGCGGCGCGCTCACCGGCCGTCTCCACTTCGAGACGCCGACGGTGATGGAGGAGCGCCTCCGCAGCGAGGGCGTCGCTTTCACCGACGAGGGCGAGGTCGACCTCCGCCTCCACCTTTGGATTCCCGGCGAGGCGTCTTGA
- the aroA gene encoding 3-phosphoshikimate 1-carboxyvinyltransferase, with protein sequence MRPATGLASRVLLPADKSVSHRAALLAALADGDSEIVGFSDAADPHATLACLQALGVACTFGPDSLVVHGRGGRFTPPTAPLDCGNSGTTMRLLAGLLAGQPFDSVLTGDASLRGRPMARIADPLRQMGAHIELTDGHAPIHIAGRQLRGIEYELPVASAQVKSCVLLAGLLAEGTTTVIEPIPSRDHTERMLGLDVLELGGQRTVTVEGGRVVKPGAWIVPRDFSAAAFFLVAGATNAHSHIEVKSVGLNPTRSAFLDVLRAMGATVTVSNERTRHREPLADLTVQNDGGRLHGVSVSGNLIPNLIDEIPILAVAAACAEGRTEIRDAAELRVKETDRLAATAAFLTAMGADVEELEDGLIIEGGRPLHGATVESEGDHRIAMAAAVAALTATGEATIRDADCVAVSFPAFWDEFDRLTGAAD encoded by the coding sequence ATCCGTCCGGCGACGGGGCTGGCGAGCCGCGTCCTGTTACCGGCTGACAAATCCGTCTCCCACCGCGCCGCGCTCCTCGCCGCGCTCGCCGACGGTGATTCTGAGATCGTAGGCTTCTCCGACGCCGCCGACCCCCACGCGACGCTCGCGTGCCTCCAGGCACTCGGCGTCGCGTGCACGTTTGGCCCCGACAGCCTCGTCGTCCACGGGCGCGGCGGGCGCTTCACGCCGCCCACCGCCCCGCTCGACTGCGGCAACTCGGGCACGACGATGCGCCTCCTCGCGGGCCTCCTCGCCGGCCAGCCGTTCGACTCCGTCCTCACCGGCGACGCCTCGCTCCGTGGCCGCCCGATGGCCCGCATCGCGGACCCGCTCCGCCAGATGGGCGCTCACATCGAGTTGACCGACGGCCACGCCCCGATCCACATCGCCGGCCGCCAGCTCCGAGGGATCGAGTACGAGTTGCCCGTCGCGTCGGCACAGGTGAAGAGCTGCGTCCTCCTCGCCGGCCTCCTCGCCGAGGGCACGACGACGGTCATCGAGCCCATCCCCTCGCGTGACCACACGGAGCGGATGCTCGGGCTCGACGTGCTCGAACTCGGCGGGCAGCGTACCGTCACCGTCGAGGGTGGGCGCGTGGTGAAGCCGGGCGCGTGGATCGTCCCGCGCGACTTCTCGGCGGCGGCGTTCTTCCTCGTCGCCGGGGCGACGAATGCGCACAGCCACATCGAGGTGAAGAGCGTCGGCCTGAACCCGACGCGCAGCGCGTTCCTCGATGTGCTCCGCGCCATGGGCGCGACCGTTACCGTCAGCAACGAGCGGACGCGCCACCGCGAGCCCCTCGCCGATCTCACGGTGCAGAACGATGGCGGCCGGCTCCACGGCGTGTCCGTCAGCGGCAATCTCATCCCAAACTTGATTGACGAGATCCCGATCCTCGCCGTCGCGGCGGCGTGTGCCGAAGGACGGACCGAGATCCGCGATGCGGCCGAGCTCCGCGTGAAAGAGACGGACCGCCTCGCCGCGACCGCCGCCTTCCTCACCGCGATGGGCGCCGACGTCGAAGAGCTCGAAGACGGCCTCATCATCGAGGGCGGACGCCCACTCCACGGCGCCACCGTCGAGAGCGAGGGCGACCACCGGATCGCGATGGCCGCCGCCGTCGCCGCCCTCACCGCGACGGGCGAGGCGACGATCCGCGACGCAGACTGCGTGGCCGTCTCGTTCCCCGCCTTCTGGGACGAGTTCGACCGGCTCACCGGCGCGGCCGACTGA
- a CDS encoding amidase family protein, with protein MPHPTFADARRALAHDETTCAALVASFLERIDAENDALNLFLSVDRDGAMQRARALDAGGDDLPLKGLVLGVKDTIAVAGRPLTCGSKMLADFTSLYDATAVRRLRDAGAIILGKLNCDEFAMGSSNETSYFGPARNPRNPDYVPGGSSGGSAAAVAAGFCHAALGSDTGGSVRLPAAFTGVVGLKPTYGRVSRYGLVAFASSLDVIGPLAHTVEDAAAILRVMAGADPSDATSAPVDVPDFGAELNGDVRGLKVGMPTEYFADGLDADVRAAVEDRAEALRAAGAEVREVSLPHTRYGVAVYYILATAEASSNLGRYDGVRYGHRADANAVRRTLADERAALETALAEAQSDEQRDATQRLLDRQDSVLHRLYAQTRTEGFGDEVKRRIMLGTYVLSSGYYDAYYAKAQRVRTLIRRDFERAFEDVDVLLTPAAPAPAFRLGEKSDDPLQMYLSDVYTVTANLAGIPGLVVPAPTPHPSGLPIGVQLLAPAFDEATLLRAGDAITRF; from the coding sequence ATGCCTCACCCCACGTTCGCCGACGCCCGCCGGGCGCTCGCCCACGACGAGACGACCTGCGCTGCCCTCGTCGCGTCGTTTCTGGAGCGGATCGACGCGGAGAACGACGCGCTCAACCTCTTCCTCTCCGTCGACCGCGACGGCGCGATGCAGCGGGCGCGCGCCCTCGACGCTGGGGGCGACGACCTCCCGCTGAAGGGGCTCGTGCTCGGGGTGAAAGACACGATCGCGGTGGCGGGCCGGCCGCTGACGTGCGGCTCGAAGATGCTCGCGGACTTCACCTCGCTCTACGACGCGACCGCCGTCCGCCGGCTCCGCGACGCCGGCGCCATCATCCTCGGCAAGCTCAACTGCGACGAGTTCGCAATGGGCTCGTCGAACGAGACGAGCTATTTCGGCCCCGCCCGGAATCCGCGCAACCCCGACTACGTCCCCGGCGGCTCGTCGGGCGGGAGCGCCGCCGCCGTTGCGGCCGGGTTCTGCCACGCCGCGCTCGGCTCCGACACCGGCGGTTCGGTCCGCCTGCCCGCCGCGTTCACCGGCGTCGTCGGGCTCAAGCCGACGTACGGCCGCGTAAGCCGCTACGGTCTCGTCGCCTTCGCCTCGTCGCTCGACGTGATCGGCCCGCTCGCGCACACCGTCGAAGACGCCGCCGCGATCCTCCGCGTGATGGCCGGCGCGGACCCGAGCGATGCGACCTCGGCGCCCGTCGACGTGCCGGACTTCGGTGCGGAACTGAACGGCGACGTGCGCGGGCTGAAGGTCGGGATGCCGACGGAGTATTTCGCCGACGGGCTCGATGCGGACGTTCGCGCTGCCGTCGAGGACCGGGCCGAGGCGCTGCGGGCGGCGGGGGCGGAGGTCCGCGAGGTCTCGCTTCCGCACACGCGCTACGGCGTCGCCGTCTACTACATCCTCGCCACCGCTGAGGCGTCGAGCAACCTCGGTCGCTACGACGGCGTCCGCTACGGCCACCGCGCCGACGCGAACGCCGTCCGTCGCACGCTCGCCGACGAGCGCGCCGCGCTCGAAACCGCCCTCGCCGAAGCTCAGAGCGACGAGCAACGCGATGCGACGCAGCGGCTGCTCGACCGACAGGACTCCGTGCTGCACCGGCTCTACGCGCAGACCCGCACCGAGGGCTTCGGCGACGAGGTCAAACGCCGCATCATGCTCGGCACCTACGTCCTCTCGTCGGGCTACTACGACGCGTACTACGCGAAGGCGCAGCGCGTCCGCACCCTCATTCGCCGCGACTTCGAGCGCGCGTTCGAGGATGTCGATGTGCTGTTGACGCCGGCCGCGCCCGCGCCCGCGTTCCGCCTCGGCGAGAAGAGCGACGACCCGCTGCAGATGTACCTCTCCGACGTGTACACCGTCACGGCGAACCTCGCCGGGATTCCCGGCCTCGTCGTGCCCGCGCCGACGCCGCACCCGAGCGGGCTCCCGATTGGCGTCCAACTCCTCGCGCCCGCCTTCGACGAGGCGACGCTGCTGCGCGCGGGCGACGCAATCACGCGATTTTAG
- the sucD gene encoding succinate--CoA ligase subunit alpha has translation MSILVDKNTRLVVQGLTGKEGSFHAEQMIEYGTNVVAGVVPGKGGQTHLDRPVYDSVREAVEREGANATCIFVPPPYAGGAIIEAAEAGVEVIICITEGIPVADMIPAYAYVQKQGVRLIGPNCPGVLTPGECKVGIMPTMIFSEGPIGVISRSGTLTYEAVDQLTRQGLGQTTAVGIGGDPIVGTQFIDALRLFEADDATEAVVMIGEIGGAAEEEGAAYVKEHMTKPVFGFIAGRTAPPGRRMGHAGAIVSGGKGTADAKLDAMREAGITVILNPAEIGETVKAHFEQVA, from the coding sequence ATGAGCATCCTCGTTGACAAAAACACCCGGCTCGTCGTGCAGGGCCTGACCGGAAAAGAAGGCTCCTTCCACGCCGAGCAGATGATCGAGTACGGCACGAACGTCGTCGCCGGCGTCGTCCCCGGCAAGGGCGGGCAGACCCACCTCGACCGGCCGGTCTACGACTCGGTGCGCGAGGCCGTCGAGCGCGAGGGGGCGAACGCGACGTGCATCTTCGTCCCGCCGCCGTACGCGGGCGGCGCCATCATCGAGGCGGCCGAGGCCGGCGTCGAGGTCATCATCTGCATCACCGAAGGCATCCCCGTCGCCGACATGATCCCGGCGTATGCCTACGTGCAGAAGCAGGGCGTCCGGCTCATCGGGCCGAACTGCCCCGGCGTCCTCACCCCCGGCGAGTGCAAGGTCGGCATCATGCCGACGATGATCTTCTCCGAAGGCCCCATCGGCGTGATCTCGCGCTCGGGCACGCTGACGTACGAGGCCGTGGACCAACTCACTCGGCAGGGGCTCGGGCAGACGACGGCCGTCGGCATCGGCGGCGACCCGATCGTCGGCACGCAGTTCATCGACGCGCTCCGCCTCTTCGAGGCCGACGACGCGACCGAGGCGGTCGTGATGATCGGCGAGATCGGCGGCGCGGCAGAGGAGGAGGGCGCGGCGTACGTGAAAGAGCACATGACGAAGCCGGTCTTCGGGTTCATCGCGGGCCGCACCGCACCTCCCGGCCGTCGGATGGGCCACGCGGGCGCGATCGTCTCCGGCGGCAAAGGCACGGCCGACGCCAAGCTCGACGCGATGCGCGAGGCGGGGATCACGGTCATCCTCAACCCCGCCGAGATCGGCGAGACGGTGAAGGCGCACTTCGAGCAGGTCGCGTAA